A window of Oscillatoria nigro-viridis PCC 7112 contains these coding sequences:
- a CDS encoding DUF190 domain-containing protein, whose product MTSWKQLTIYISKSDCWHHQPLHQALLGIARRQGLTGITVMRAIFGYGKHGIFRTTNQLDSSSESSYLPLVVTVIDSESASAEFFSLVKEMVKDKFVTCQPIEVLSPLVTL is encoded by the coding sequence ATGACTTCCTGGAAACAGTTAACAATCTACATTAGCAAGTCTGATTGCTGGCACCACCAACCCCTTCACCAAGCTCTGCTCGGAATAGCTCGCCGACAGGGATTAACAGGAATAACGGTGATGCGAGCAATTTTTGGATATGGCAAACATGGGATTTTTCGCACTACCAATCAGCTAGACTCATCTTCTGAGTCTTCTTATCTACCACTTGTCGTCACGGTGATTGATAGTGAGAGTGCGAGCGCAGAATTTTTTTCCTTAGTCAAAGAGATGGTTAAAGATAAGTTTGTCACTTGTCAACCCATAGAAGTTCTCTCGCCGTTAGTCACGCTTTAA